AATGTCATGGACTCCTGGAAAAGAAGCCTGGATGAAATGAATGCAAACACTAGTAGTTTAAAATCTGAAGCAAAATTCATACATACTGAAGTTACGACCCATATAAATACTGCTGATCAAAATATGAAGTCTCTTTCAGAAAGATTAAAAGATTTAGAAGACAGTACAATAAGaaatattaaaacattaaaaagacaGGAAGAAGATGAGCTTTCTAGAGTTGAACAGCAGCTGGAGTTGGATACAAAGACAGTTGAAAAATTAGAAGAAGAACAGAATACCTTGTTAGCTAGAGACATAGATTTGAGTCAGAAGCTTACAGACTATGAACCGAAAATTGAGGAATGCAAGACCCACTTACCAACAATTGAAAATGCCATTCAGTCCATTCTTAGAGTATCAAGTGAGCTGATAGGTATAGAGAAAAAAATGGAAGACTTGACAGTACAGATGTTTACTATGGAAGATGAGATGCTAAAAACAGTGTCAAATATAATGGAAATGCAAAAGGTTCTTGAAAGCATGCAGTATGACAACAGCATATTAAAACTGCAAAatgaaataattgttttaaaagaaaaagtatatGACATTACAGTATCTTCAAATACAAGAGAAGTAGTACCTTTAGAATACAATCTAGAAAATGAACAGAGTGAGGGTGATGATCAGTGAATTCAGGCTCATTTTAATTTATGTATATTACTTGACAATATGGACAATATTTATAGCTCAGTTATGTTAATGTGTTTATAAACAAACGATAACCAAACACCACTAGTCcaacaaactttaaaaatagcAGGGGTCTTGTCATTGCTTTTTATTAACATTGGATCAGACCTTACATGCCTAAACTAtactagagagaaaaaaaagcaaatgtaatgGGGGAACAGACAGACtctttttcatgtattttataaTGATTATCTTGAATGTCCATGAAGTTCTTTTTCATTAAAAGGAAATTTGAACCAAAGTATTTAGATGCAAGAACATCTGGATGTTAAGTCGGAATTTTAAGCACAATATTCTGTATTTAAATTTATATTCATTCATTTTTTCTAATTATAGCTTTTTGCAAAGTTATATTTCATGCTTTTGTATTAGCTACATTATAatatatgaaaaattaaaaacctgTTTCTGAGCAGGTTCCATGAATTGTAGTCTGATTCTAACATACCATATTGATTATAACAAACAACAGTTTCATATATTTGGTTCCATTCAATAAAATTAGATCACAATTTACACCTCTTTTGTGGGGACAAAAGTCTGTTCCTGGTTAATGGaatggaattattccagatttacactggtgtactgAGAGCAGAGAATTTGACCAGGAGTCCATCCATACTATTCCATACAGGAGATCCTAGTAGTGTACACACGTGCCCCCAAAAGAGCTGTAATTGTGATCAATTTTACTTACTGGAATAATCCAAAAGTTTTCTTCTGATGTCAGTTTAAATTCAGAAAGCACTGTCGTTACAGGGACCCTTAGATTTTGGGTCTGCACCTAACTATGTTACGGTTTTCTCTACTGCCAATAATTGTAatatttattagggctgttgatttaaTAGcaattaactcatgcaattaactcaaaaaaaataatcgcaatttaaaaaattaatcgtgattaatcacagttttactcacactgttaaagaatagaataccaattgaaatttattaaatattttggatgttttcctatcatttttaaatatattgatttcaattacaacacaatatacaaagttgacagtgctcactttatattattacttttt
The nucleotide sequence above comes from Caretta caretta isolate rCarCar2 chromosome 1, rCarCar1.hap1, whole genome shotgun sequence. Encoded proteins:
- the IKBIP gene encoding inhibitor of nuclear factor kappa-B kinase-interacting protein isoform X1 — its product is MSDMKQRKKAVPSPKHNEDPQKQSNYGMISGPRSSSNSQNSFWIDSRTALNLLCLVACLLLTWFLFQQSGQLAHMEKKYHLLQLETGKCQDMENKVNLISEKLESSESILQEATSSISVMTHFEQEVSTLRNIIQDIQNSEQTFSEKMQSINETFQNVMDSWKRSLDEMNANTSSLKSEAKFIHTEVTTHINTADQNMKSLSERLKDLEDSTIRNIKTLKRQEEDELSRVEQQLELDTKTVEKLEEEQNTLLARDIDLSQKLTDYEPKIEECKTHLPTIENAIQSILRVSSELIGIEKKMEDLTVQMFTMEDEMLKTVSNIMEMQKVLESMQYDNSILKLQNEIIVLKEKVYDITVSSNTREVVPLEYNLENEQSEGDDQ